One Paenisporosarcina sp. FSL H8-0542 genomic region harbors:
- a CDS encoding DUF4179 domain-containing protein, giving the protein MNKDIKKSIDSIQVPFQKLDAAIEEGLRASQKKVAPKKVMMLLLSSAAAFGLIIGSGFISPTMASVLAKVPILDSIFTSVGDKGLQVAINDENAMSLNETLTSNGVSLTIQDVLYDGSRLAFSFVQDKAEEIYPLHIEVNGEVINFSENMTGEYLPNGQYSGLIQVHPTKPLPNEFDLSVAIHQIGKTEGDWHFETHVIKTNNNSINLTTGQTAELDGISYEVKKFESTNSAVSLHILYKGTVEEIMNEHQVLQLHLLDQEGTLIPMINASGSGDDESMLYEYVFEPLSEEVTGLTISPFFMPLVIERKEITATLEENQLPLTISQGEMGDIVVTKVEEENGKYALYFESISSFPFGSNFEMNQLSVEDTDGNDLIADGGYPKAIGKNKYKLYFNDTKGNGDIILKTFVLPHMTLNQQAQITVKVPR; this is encoded by the coding sequence ATGAACAAGGATATTAAAAAATCAATTGATTCAATTCAAGTACCTTTTCAAAAGTTAGATGCAGCGATTGAAGAAGGGCTAAGAGCTAGCCAAAAAAAAGTTGCGCCTAAAAAAGTAATGATGCTACTGCTTTCAAGTGCTGCCGCATTTGGTTTAATCATTGGCTCAGGATTTATTTCACCAACGATGGCAAGTGTCCTTGCAAAAGTACCAATACTCGATTCAATTTTTACATCAGTTGGTGATAAAGGTTTGCAAGTTGCAATCAATGATGAAAATGCAATGTCACTAAATGAAACATTAACGAGTAATGGGGTTTCATTAACGATTCAGGATGTTTTATATGATGGTTCACGCCTTGCATTTTCATTCGTTCAAGATAAGGCAGAAGAAATTTATCCACTTCATATTGAAGTAAACGGGGAAGTAATTAACTTTTCGGAAAATATGACGGGGGAGTATCTACCAAACGGGCAATATTCCGGACTCATTCAAGTTCATCCAACAAAGCCTTTACCGAATGAGTTTGACTTATCCGTTGCCATACATCAAATTGGTAAGACAGAAGGTGATTGGCATTTTGAAACACATGTAATAAAAACAAATAATAATAGTATTAATTTAACCACAGGTCAAACGGCTGAATTAGATGGCATTTCCTATGAAGTGAAAAAATTTGAGAGTACAAATTCAGCTGTAAGTCTGCACATTTTATATAAAGGGACAGTTGAAGAAATCATGAATGAACATCAGGTACTTCAGCTACACTTATTAGACCAAGAAGGAACACTTATACCGATGATTAATGCGTCTGGTTCGGGAGATGATGAGAGTATGCTTTACGAATATGTATTCGAACCACTTAGTGAGGAAGTAACTGGTCTTACAATTAGTCCATTCTTTATGCCGTTAGTTATAGAAAGGAAGGAGATTACAGCTACTTTAGAAGAAAATCAATTACCTTTAACAATTTCACAAGGTGAAATGGGCGACATTGTGGTGACAAAAGTCGAAGAAGAAAATGGTAAGTATGCACTTTACTTTGAATCAATAAGTTCATTCCCATTTGGATCGAATTTTGAAATGAATCAATTAAGTGTGGAAGACACAGACGGGAATGATTTAATAGCAGATGGAGGTTATCCTAAAGCGATTGGTAAGAATAAATATAAATTATACTTTAATGATACAAAAGGTAATGGTGACATTATTTTGAAAACATTTGTACTGCCACATATGACGTTGAATCAACAAGCTCAAATCACAGTCAAGGTTCCACGATAG
- a CDS encoding MarR family transcriptional regulator, whose translation MDKKALFHKFVAFTTSVHQVTHEITKDIKSDSITPVQHSILEYIAVSQPVTISQISDCQNMSMPNTSRELKKLSEKNLCEKFAVAEDRRKQYIRLSKEGEVMMNEAFKHIEARFLQRIKEASDEDLEEINRSLDVLHSKVFYSSKSL comes from the coding sequence TTGGACAAAAAAGCTTTATTTCATAAATTTGTGGCCTTTACTACTTCTGTACATCAAGTGACGCATGAAATTACAAAAGATATTAAATCCGATTCTATTACCCCCGTTCAACATAGTATTCTTGAATATATAGCGGTAAGTCAGCCCGTGACCATTAGTCAAATTAGTGATTGTCAGAATATGTCCATGCCTAACACGAGCCGTGAACTGAAAAAACTAAGCGAAAAAAATCTATGCGAAAAATTTGCCGTTGCTGAGGATCGACGAAAGCAATATATCCGTCTTTCCAAAGAAGGCGAAGTCATGATGAACGAAGCCTTTAAACATATAGAAGCCCGTTTCCTGCAACGGATAAAGGAGGCGTCCGATGAAGATTTGGAAGAAATTAATCGGTCGCTGGATGTGCTTCACTCAAAAGTGTTTTATTCAAGTAAATCATTGTGA
- a CDS encoding iron transporter, producing the protein MKRYLILFLASLVILVLSDCTNQKEHGSEHEGQAGEDVMIGQVIKNGMEINAVYLPHSVEVAPVERGGKEGNVHLEADIHAAKDNSFGFHEGEWIPYLTIGYKIHNLDTNEDVDQGQLYQMVAGDPHYASNVLLPEPGNYELTFQISEPDLSRHAEDVEKFYEPMTLKWEFKYDGAQK; encoded by the coding sequence GTGAAAAGATACTTAATCTTATTTTTGGCATCATTAGTAATTCTAGTATTATCGGATTGCACTAATCAGAAAGAACACGGTTCTGAACATGAAGGTCAAGCTGGAGAAGATGTAATGATTGGTCAGGTAATTAAAAATGGAATGGAGATTAATGCTGTTTATTTGCCCCATTCAGTTGAAGTAGCTCCTGTTGAGCGTGGAGGAAAAGAAGGAAACGTTCACTTAGAAGCCGACATTCATGCAGCAAAAGACAATTCTTTTGGATTTCATGAAGGTGAATGGATTCCATATCTAACAATTGGCTATAAGATACATAATCTTGATACAAATGAAGATGTAGATCAAGGGCAATTGTATCAAATGGTAGCAGGAGACCCACATTATGCGTCTAATGTTTTATTACCTGAACCTGGAAATTATGAATTAACTTTTCAAATCAGCGAACCTGATTTATCTCGTCACGCTGAAGATGTTGAAAAGTTCTATGAACCAATGACTTTAAAGTGGGAATTTAAGTATGATGGGGCTCAAAAATAA
- a CDS encoding alpha/beta hydrolase yields MSLQIYSKKRSIQSYLFEKYLTLRNTKKGFSTIENTSQFVKQRGTENIKPYVIGNAKFSSDIKEQVIEDIKVFTLNDQKSMEQKVILYIHGGAWTNQPLIFHWRFMDKMAQSLNAKIIAPIYPKVPNFNYQHTYPKLLNLYKEILGTVESPKQLTIMGDSAGGNISLGLAHLLKTNNIPQPKDIILLSACVDMGLDNPLIPEYEKKDPMLAIGGMEVITKIWAADKNIDDPLISPIYGNFKGLGKITHFIGTHEGLYPDAIKLDEKLTEQGIENITFVYPKMNHAFVVMPIPEAKDAQQKIIEIINN; encoded by the coding sequence ATGAGTTTACAAATTTACAGCAAAAAACGTTCTATACAAAGTTATCTTTTTGAAAAATATCTAACTTTGCGAAATACAAAAAAGGGTTTTTCCACTATTGAAAACACCTCGCAGTTCGTAAAACAAAGGGGAACTGAAAATATTAAGCCATATGTTATAGGGAATGCTAAATTTTCCAGTGATATTAAGGAGCAAGTAATTGAGGACATAAAGGTTTTCACATTAAATGACCAAAAATCTATGGAACAAAAAGTAATTCTTTATATACATGGAGGGGCCTGGACTAATCAACCTTTAATTTTTCACTGGAGGTTCATGGATAAAATGGCTCAATCATTAAATGCAAAAATTATTGCTCCTATTTATCCTAAAGTACCTAATTTTAATTATCAGCACACCTACCCAAAACTCTTAAACCTATATAAAGAAATCCTTGGAACCGTTGAAAGTCCTAAACAATTGACCATCATGGGGGATTCGGCAGGCGGAAATATATCACTTGGTTTGGCACATCTTTTAAAGACGAATAATATACCTCAACCAAAAGATATCATTTTGCTATCTGCATGTGTTGATATGGGACTTGATAACCCTCTTATACCTGAATATGAAAAAAAGGACCCAATGTTGGCTATTGGAGGAATGGAAGTGATTACAAAGATTTGGGCAGCTGATAAGAACATAGATGACCCATTAATTAGTCCAATCTACGGTAACTTTAAAGGACTTGGGAAAATCACTCACTTTATTGGAACACACGAAGGTTTATATCCAGATGCTATAAAACTTGATGAAAAACTAACTGAGCAAGGAATTGAGAACATTACATTTGTTTATCCAAAAATGAACCATGCGTTTGTTGTAATGCCAATCCCTGAAGCTAAAGATGCTCAACAAAAAATAATTGAGATCATTAATAACTAA
- a CDS encoding tyrosine-type recombinase/integrase, with protein sequence MESRTENAPAIFVTVRHPHKMNVAQMRYIIKKITYRPGKEIHPHLLRNSYATHLLNIGTPIEVVQSLLGHEKSAPL encoded by the coding sequence ATGGAGAGTCGCACAGAAAATGCCCCGGCCATCTTCGTCACAGTAAGACATCCCCATAAAATGAATGTCGCCCAAATGAGATACATCATCAAGAAGATTACATATCGTCCTGGAAAAGAGATCCATCCCCATCTACTTAGAAACAGCTATGCTACTCATTTGTTGAATATTGGAACACCCATTGAAGTCGTTCAAAGTCTTCTGGGACACGAGAAGAGCGCCCCCCTCTGA
- a CDS encoding RDD family protein produces METKNPAGLIVRAFAFIVEFSIIVILGGVVLMILKGDYNVNWTSGLSFQLFYTLYLTILPVLWIGYSLGKRMCKIKVKRLDGDNVKLSNMVIREVIGRGLMGFVNFGLSAVVSIFMIIFREDKRSIHDFIGGTYVSYNFSTTEYKY; encoded by the coding sequence GTGGAGACGAAAAACCCTGCTGGTCTAATAGTGAGAGCATTTGCCTTTATAGTGGAATTTAGCATTATTGTCATTCTTGGAGGTGTTGTTTTGATGATCCTAAAAGGTGATTACAATGTTAATTGGACGTCTGGTTTATCTTTTCAATTGTTTTATACATTGTATTTAACTATCTTACCAGTCTTATGGATTGGTTATTCTTTGGGTAAGCGAATGTGCAAAATTAAAGTAAAACGATTAGATGGTGATAATGTCAAACTTTCAAATATGGTTATAAGAGAAGTAATTGGACGTGGTCTAATGGGTTTTGTCAATTTTGGATTATCAGCGGTGGTGAGTATCTTTATGATTATTTTTAGAGAAGACAAAAGGTCAATTCACGATTTTATTGGCGGAACCTATGTTAGTTATAATTTTAGCACGACAGAGTATAAGTATTAA
- the hpaB gene encoding 4-hydroxyphenylacetate 3-monooxygenase, oxygenase component, whose protein sequence is MGAINGKDYIYRLNQLNNEIWYDGEKIEGLLSEHPAFKGLIQSKAALYDLQHDPKIKDEMTFISPVSGERIGLSFLQPKTKEDLIRRRKMIEHWARYSGGVMGRSPDYLNTVLMSFASSVSFLKNKDKCFPNNLQAFYELARENDLSFTHTFVSPQVNRSEIYFEDTDEPPIAAKVIDTNEEGIIIKGARLLATQGGLTDELLVFSVGKFLFNEDEAFAFSIPSNTKGIKFICRDSFIGGQSSFNYPLSSRFEEMDSIVVFDNVLVPWNRVFYYNNAEVAEEFPIQSSFNPFTKHQVLNRQIVKIEFVLGIAELLIETININGYQHIQEKMSEIIIGLETMKALLEKSENNAKLDEWGYMRPDIFPLQVAGNIFPKIYPRFTEIIQLIGASGMITLPTEKAFHSIIRNDLDIYLQGANKTAEERVKIFRLAWDLTMSSFGTRQTQYERYFFGDPIRLSSDLYKKYPKNEYVEVINNFLNLK, encoded by the coding sequence ATGGGGGCTATTAATGGAAAAGATTATATTTACCGATTAAACCAGCTTAACAATGAGATTTGGTACGACGGTGAAAAAATTGAGGGGTTGCTCTCGGAACACCCTGCATTCAAAGGACTTATTCAGTCAAAAGCGGCTCTTTATGATTTGCAACATGACCCAAAAATAAAAGATGAGATGACTTTTATTTCCCCAGTCTCAGGTGAACGTATTGGACTTTCCTTTTTGCAACCAAAAACGAAAGAGGACTTAATAAGAAGAAGAAAGATGATTGAACATTGGGCTAGGTATTCAGGTGGTGTCATGGGAAGAAGCCCAGATTATTTGAACACAGTTTTAATGAGCTTTGCCTCTTCGGTATCCTTTTTAAAAAATAAAGACAAATGTTTTCCGAATAATCTGCAAGCGTTTTATGAATTGGCTAGAGAAAATGACCTGTCGTTTACACATACCTTTGTTTCACCACAAGTGAATCGTTCTGAAATCTACTTTGAAGATACCGATGAGCCACCAATCGCCGCAAAAGTTATTGATACAAATGAAGAAGGAATCATCATTAAAGGAGCCCGTCTTCTTGCTACGCAAGGTGGTTTAACTGATGAGTTATTAGTATTTAGCGTTGGTAAATTTCTATTTAATGAAGATGAAGCTTTTGCTTTTTCGATCCCTTCTAACACGAAAGGAATAAAGTTTATTTGTAGGGATTCATTCATCGGAGGACAATCTTCTTTTAATTATCCATTAAGCTCGCGATTCGAAGAAATGGATTCTATCGTTGTCTTTGACAATGTATTGGTACCTTGGAATAGGGTATTTTATTACAACAATGCGGAAGTAGCCGAAGAATTCCCAATTCAAAGCTCTTTCAATCCCTTTACTAAGCACCAAGTTTTGAATAGACAAATTGTAAAAATAGAGTTCGTCTTAGGTATTGCTGAGCTTCTTATCGAAACGATTAATATTAACGGGTATCAACATATTCAAGAAAAGATGTCAGAAATCATCATTGGTCTAGAAACGATGAAAGCCTTGTTAGAAAAATCGGAGAATAACGCAAAATTAGATGAATGGGGATATATGCGTCCAGATATTTTCCCGCTTCAAGTTGCTGGTAACATTTTCCCGAAAATTTATCCTCGTTTCACTGAAATTATCCAGTTAATCGGAGCTAGTGGAATGATTACATTGCCAACTGAAAAAGCATTTCATTCTATTATTAGAAATGACTTAGATATTTATCTTCAAGGAGCAAATAAGACCGCAGAGGAACGTGTAAAAATATTTCGTTTAGCTTGGGATCTAACAATGAGTTCATTCGGAACTAGACAAACCCAATATGAGCGATACTTTTTTGGTGACCCAATTCGATTATCAAGCGATTTATATAAGAAATATCCAAAAAATGAATATGTAGAGGTAATTAATAATTTCTTAAATCTAAAATAA
- a CDS encoding GNAT family N-acetyltransferase: MIIREMNISDIERVRAIAVATWRDTYSRFIPYEIQDKVLQDAYSNVEMNNRFKSSLNLVAENNEEIMGYAFFSGNLSEKDVFLESLYVHPNHQGKRIGKQLLLSGIAKYKEPTSLSLTVYKGNSNISFYENEGFQVIKENKGEFFGHPVVFTLMKKNLDN, encoded by the coding sequence ATGATAATAAGAGAAATGAACATATCAGATATTGAACGAGTCAGGGCTATTGCAGTTGCAACTTGGAGGGATACATATAGTAGGTTTATTCCATATGAAATACAAGATAAAGTTTTACAGGATGCTTACTCTAATGTGGAGATGAATAATCGGTTTAAATCCTCTCTAAACTTGGTAGCTGAAAATAATGAAGAGATTATGGGATATGCTTTTTTCTCAGGAAATTTATCTGAAAAAGACGTGTTCTTAGAGTCCTTGTATGTACACCCTAATCACCAAGGAAAACGGATTGGAAAACAACTATTGCTAAGTGGAATTGCAAAATACAAGGAACCAACTTCTTTATCGTTAACAGTGTATAAAGGGAACTCCAATATTTCTTTTTATGAAAATGAAGGATTCCAGGTAATAAAAGAAAATAAAGGCGAATTTTTTGGACATCCAGTAGTTTTTACACTGATGAAAAAGAATTTGGATAACTAA
- a CDS encoding sigma-70 family RNA polymerase sigma factor translates to MFNQSLFKKAQQGDKKAFLHLIEIDKEKLYKMAYLYVKNENDALDIVQETITKAFVNMSTVKEEKYFNTWLTKILINTALDVLRKKSKIILLKEEMVEKQSPDMRIEEKMDLLQAIEQLEEKYKTVIILRYYRDLPVQQIADYLNCPEGTVKSNLHRAIQKLKQFYQGGQVNEQGY, encoded by the coding sequence GTGTTTAATCAAAGTCTATTTAAAAAGGCTCAGCAAGGCGACAAAAAAGCATTTCTTCATTTAATTGAAATCGATAAAGAAAAGCTTTACAAGATGGCTTATTTATATGTAAAGAACGAAAATGATGCTTTAGATATTGTTCAAGAAACAATCACGAAAGCCTTTGTAAATATGAGTACTGTAAAAGAAGAAAAGTATTTCAATACATGGCTTACGAAGATTCTTATCAATACAGCACTCGATGTTTTGCGAAAAAAATCGAAAATCATCCTACTCAAAGAGGAAATGGTGGAAAAACAGTCTCCCGATATGCGGATTGAAGAAAAAATGGATTTATTACAAGCAATCGAACAGCTAGAAGAAAAATATAAAACGGTCATTATTCTTCGATATTATAGGGATTTACCAGTTCAACAAATAGCAGATTACTTAAACTGTCCAGAAGGCACAGTGAAGTCGAATTTACACAGAGCAATTCAAAAGTTAAAACAGTTTTATCAAGGGGGACAAGTGAATGAACAAGGATATTAA